A single genomic interval of Hominilimicola fabiformis harbors:
- a CDS encoding GGDEF domain-containing protein → MRIKDNVKSVYTQIIVLCEIFHISFLFIFKHFSMQIPFMYNIGSVIFYILMLFVVLKGYYRVCIVLVHLEVSAFVTVTVLNGGYSSDFALYLISMATFVYFNPFKHRSVTYIFSICEVLLYIGLTLHCRHIYSEAEVHIVFVSIYNTVLAVGIILIGAYISDVSATVTHRKLVDENKTLNNLANYDRLTGLQSRRMFMERIKDSEDNKSVVICIGDIDDFKKINDTYGHLCGDYVLQNISEIMRKSLGLENIDICRWGGEEFVFMFCNDDIDSAFVKVENLRKTIENKNFVYENNNIYVTMTFGIIERDSGKVDDVLLESADKLLYRGKINGKNVVVKA, encoded by the coding sequence ATGAGAATTAAAGACAATGTTAAAAGTGTCTACACACAGATTATTGTCTTATGTGAAATATTCCATATTTCGTTTCTATTTATATTTAAGCATTTTTCAATGCAGATACCGTTTATGTATAATATCGGCAGTGTGATATTTTATATATTAATGCTGTTTGTTGTGCTGAAAGGATATTATCGCGTTTGTATTGTACTGGTGCATTTGGAAGTATCGGCGTTTGTTACGGTGACGGTGCTAAATGGCGGATATTCGTCGGATTTTGCCTTGTATTTGATTTCTATGGCAACATTTGTGTATTTTAATCCGTTTAAACATCGGAGTGTAACATATATATTTTCGATATGTGAGGTACTGTTGTATATAGGTTTGACGTTGCATTGCCGTCATATTTACTCGGAGGCAGAAGTACATATCGTTTTTGTTTCAATATACAATACCGTTTTGGCAGTCGGAATTATATTGATAGGTGCGTACATATCGGACGTATCGGCAACTGTAACGCATAGAAAGCTCGTTGATGAAAACAAGACTCTTAACAATCTTGCAAATTACGACCGACTTACAGGCTTGCAAAGCCGAAGAATGTTTATGGAACGAATTAAGGACAGCGAGGACAATAAATCTGTGGTCATTTGTATCGGTGATATTGATGATTTCAAAAAAATAAACGATACATACGGTCATTTATGCGGTGACTATGTACTGCAGAATATTTCGGAGATTATGAGAAAATCGCTTGGCTTGGAGAATATTGATATATGCAGGTGGGGCGGTGAAGAATTTGTGTTTATGTTCTGTAATGATGATATTGACAGCGCATTTGTAAAAGTTGAAAACTTAAGAAAAACTATCGAAAATAAAAATTTTGTTTATGAAAATAACAATATTTACGTTACGATGACGTTCGGAATTATCGAACGTGATAGCGGTAAAGTCGATGATGTTCTTCTTGAAAGTGCCGATAAATTGCTGTACAGAGGCAAAATTAACGGTAAAAATGTGGTTGTTAAAGCATAA
- the rpmI gene encoding 50S ribosomal protein L35, producing the protein MAKTKIKTHRGAAKRFNVTKNGKVKMNKAFRRHILNKKTTKRKRHLRKQAYCSKANAAVIKKLIPYK; encoded by the coding sequence ATGGCTAAGACTAAGATAAAGACTCACAGAGGCGCCGCTAAGAGATTCAACGTAACTAAGAATGGTAAGGTTAAGATGAACAAGGCGTTCAGAAGACACATTTTGAACAAAAAGACAACTAAGAGAAAAAGACATCTAAGAAAGCAAGCTTACTGCTCAAAGGCTAACGCAGCAGTTATTAAAAAGCTTATTCCTTACAAATAA
- a CDS encoding HAD family hydrolase, with translation MSNIKACIFDLDGTLTNTINAIAHFGNIALAAFGLPEIPVEDYKIYVGDGRDKLIHRMLGVYGKDNAEMFEKVRDVYDENYENDYLYDTDAYDGIRELLEELKENGIKIAVCSNKPDNVVHFVTDNIFGENYFDAVHGVIDGMPTKPNPFTALEIAKKLGVKPSECLFLGDTNVDIFTAKNAEMTSVGVLWGFRTRNELVQAGADYIAENPHVILQLIGR, from the coding sequence ATGAGTAATATTAAAGCGTGTATATTTGATCTTGACGGTACGCTTACAAATACGATAAATGCTATTGCACATTTTGGTAATATTGCACTTGCGGCATTCGGTTTGCCCGAAATTCCGGTAGAGGATTATAAAATATATGTCGGTGACGGCAGAGATAAACTTATTCACAGAATGCTCGGAGTTTACGGCAAGGATAATGCGGAAATGTTTGAAAAAGTGCGTGATGTGTATGACGAAAATTATGAAAATGATTATCTTTATGATACGGATGCGTATGACGGAATAAGAGAATTGCTTGAAGAACTGAAAGAGAACGGCATAAAAATTGCGGTATGCTCAAATAAACCGGATAATGTCGTGCATTTTGTTACCGATAATATTTTCGGTGAAAATTATTTTGACGCGGTGCATGGAGTTATTGATGGTATGCCGACAAAACCCAATCCTTTTACGGCGCTTGAAATAGCGAAAAAACTCGGTGTAAAGCCGTCAGAGTGCCTGTTCTTGGGTGACACCAATGTTGATATATTTACGGCGAAAAATGCCGAAATGACGTCGGTCGGAGTGCTTTGGGGATTCAGAACAAGAAATGAATTGGTACAAGCCGGTGCAGACTATATTGCGGAAAATCCGCATGTAATTTTACAACTTATCGGGAGGTAG
- the putP gene encoding sodium/proline symporter PutP: MTSQSIIQGIVLLLYLIAMVMVGFVFYKKNSTHSDYVLGGRGMNVWVTSLSAQASDMSGWLLMGLPGTAYLLGSGATNAIWTAIGLALGTYFNWLIVAKPLRKYTQIAGNSITIPDFLQNRFHSKSNVLRIFSALFILIFFTVYTSSMFAAGANLFDYVFGIGYIPALILSVVVVTAYTFLGGFKAVCWTDLFQGLLMFAAIIVVPCFMYKGLNSNTFEWSEIGKITLGVSEGFGAMGIVSAIAWGLGYFGQPHILTRFMAIKSSKDIKPARRIAMVWVIVSLAMAVLVGILASPYIQYMFKTGQITDPSSLSILNANGMLEGANTQKVFMVLVQNMFPTVIAGLLLSAVLAAIMSTADSQLLVASSSFSSDIYNTLFNKNASEKTLLNVSRITIVVVAIIACLLALDPNSSVFEIVAHAWAGFGAAFGPVILCSLFWKRCNEYGALAGVISGGAVALLWAYVPTAIWGADNLPGIFTVYEIIPGFIVSLALIFIVSLATKAPSKEVIEEFESVKTADV, from the coding sequence ATGACATCACAAAGTATAATACAGGGTATTGTATTACTTCTGTATCTTATCGCTATGGTAATGGTCGGATTTGTTTTCTACAAAAAAAATTCAACACATTCCGATTATGTACTTGGCGGACGCGGTATGAACGTTTGGGTAACGTCACTAAGTGCGCAGGCTTCGGATATGAGCGGTTGGCTGTTGATGGGACTTCCGGGTACTGCATATTTGTTGGGTTCGGGTGCTACAAACGCAATTTGGACTGCAATAGGTCTTGCACTCGGTACATATTTTAACTGGTTAATCGTTGCAAAACCGCTTAGAAAATATACACAGATTGCAGGCAATTCAATCACAATTCCAGACTTTCTGCAAAACAGATTTCATTCAAAATCAAACGTACTTCGTATATTCTCGGCGTTGTTTATTTTGATATTCTTTACGGTTTATACATCGTCAATGTTTGCGGCAGGTGCTAATTTGTTTGATTATGTATTCGGTATCGGATATATACCTGCACTTATTTTGAGCGTTGTCGTTGTAACGGCATATACATTCCTTGGCGGATTTAAAGCGGTTTGTTGGACAGACTTGTTTCAGGGATTGCTTATGTTTGCCGCAATAATCGTTGTACCTTGCTTTATGTATAAAGGTCTTAATTCAAATACATTTGAATGGTCGGAAATCGGTAAAATTACACTTGGTGTATCGGAAGGTTTCGGTGCAATGGGTATAGTCAGTGCTATTGCGTGGGGACTTGGATATTTCGGTCAGCCGCATATCCTTACAAGATTTATGGCCATAAAGTCGTCAAAGGATATTAAGCCTGCAAGAAGAATTGCTATGGTTTGGGTTATTGTAAGTCTTGCTATGGCAGTATTGGTTGGTATATTGGCATCGCCGTATATTCAATATATGTTCAAAACAGGTCAGATTACAGACCCTTCATCACTTAGCATTTTGAATGCAAACGGTATGCTTGAGGGCGCAAATACACAGAAAGTATTTATGGTACTTGTACAGAATATGTTCCCGACAGTGATTGCGGGATTGTTGCTTTCGGCTGTACTTGCGGCTATTATGTCAACAGCCGATTCACAGCTTCTTGTTGCGTCATCATCATTCTCATCGGATATATACAACACGCTTTTCAACAAGAATGCTTCGGAAAAGACATTGCTTAATGTAAGCCGTATCACGATTGTGGTTGTTGCAATTATAGCTTGCTTGCTTGCACTTGACCCTAATTCATCGGTGTTTGAAATCGTTGCTCACGCATGGGCGGGTTTCGGTGCGGCATTCGGTCCGGTTATTCTTTGCAGCTTGTTCTGGAAACGCTGTAATGAATACGGTGCATTGGCAGGTGTTATATCCGGCGGTGCGGTAGCACTTTTGTGGGCATATGTTCCGACCGCTATATGGGGTGCGGATAATCTTCCGGGTATATTTACCGTATATGAAATTATTCCTGGATTTATTGTATCGCTTGCACTTATCTTTATAGTGTCACTTGCCACAAAAGCTCCGTCAAAGGAAGTTATAGAAGAATTTGAATCGGTTAAAACAGCAGATGTATAA
- the rplT gene encoding 50S ribosomal protein L20, producing the protein MARVKGALNTRKRHKKILKLAKGFRGAESKQFRIANQAVMRSMQNAYVGRKRRKRDFRRLWITRISAACKQNGMNYSTFMNGLKKSGIEMNRKMLSEIAIADSVAFAKLVETAKAAL; encoded by the coding sequence ATGGCAAGAGTAAAAGGTGCATTAAATACAAGAAAAAGACATAAGAAGATATTAAAGCTTGCTAAGGGCTTCAGAGGTGCTGAAAGCAAGCAATTCAGAATTGCTAACCAAGCTGTTATGCGTTCAATGCAAAATGCTTATGTAGGCAGAAAAAGAAGAAAGAGAGATTTCCGTCGTCTTTGGATTACAAGAATCTCTGCTGCTTGTAAGCAAAACGGTATGAACTATTCAACATTTATGAACGGTCTTAAGAAGTCAGGTATCGAAATGAACAGAAAGATGCTTTCTGAAATCGCTATCGCTGACAGCGTTGCATTCGCAAAGCTTGTTGAAACAGCTAAGGCTGCTCTTTAA
- a CDS encoding MATE family efflux transporter: MTNDMTNGSPIKLILSFMVPLLIGNIFQQFYNMADTIIVGRTISVEALAAVGATGSISFLIVGFVQGVTSGFAVITAQRFGAGSENGVRRSVATSIILGIAVTIVMTAISVLAARPLLEIMKTPSDIIDDSYNYIIVIFEGIAAAVFFNLFSSILRSLGDSKTPLVFLIIASIINIILDFVFILTFKMGVAGAGWATVIAQFISGILCFVYSLKKFPILRLTKHDWKFSWKFAWQHLEVGLPMAFQFSITAIGTMVIQSALNSLGSTAVAAFTAGSKIDQFATQPLASLGVAVATYTAQNYGARELERIKKGVTGAAIIATVCGIVGGFVVIMFAKPLVALFVGSGQNEVMSLSKEYLVLNGVFYVILGLLFVYRNALQGIGSSMIAFFGGVWELVMRSLVAFVLVSYLKFAAVCIASPVAWFGATIWLMIAYFIIINRIIKKANFAKINY; this comes from the coding sequence ATGACTAACGATATGACTAATGGCAGTCCGATAAAGTTGATATTAAGCTTTATGGTACCGCTTCTTATAGGTAATATATTTCAGCAGTTCTATAATATGGCGGATACGATTATTGTCGGAAGAACTATAAGTGTTGAGGCACTTGCGGCGGTTGGTGCGACAGGTTCAATCTCATTTTTGATTGTGGGATTTGTGCAAGGTGTGACGAGCGGTTTTGCGGTTATAACCGCACAGAGATTCGGTGCAGGCAGTGAAAACGGCGTAAGGCGTTCCGTTGCGACAAGCATTATTTTAGGTATAGCCGTAACGATTGTTATGACTGCGATAAGCGTATTGGCGGCAAGACCGCTTTTGGAGATTATGAAAACTCCGTCCGACATTATAGACGATTCGTACAACTACATAATAGTAATTTTTGAAGGTATTGCGGCAGCGGTATTTTTCAACTTGTTTTCAAGTATACTCCGTTCGCTCGGCGACAGTAAAACACCGCTTGTATTCTTGATAATCGCAAGTATTATCAATATTATACTTGACTTTGTGTTTATTCTTACATTTAAAATGGGTGTTGCCGGTGCGGGTTGGGCAACTGTTATCGCACAATTTATTTCGGGTATATTGTGCTTTGTATACAGTTTGAAAAAATTCCCGATTCTAAGACTTACAAAGCACGATTGGAAATTCTCTTGGAAATTTGCTTGGCAACACCTTGAAGTCGGCTTGCCTATGGCGTTTCAGTTTTCGATAACCGCCATCGGTACAATGGTAATCCAATCGGCACTTAATTCGCTCGGTTCAACTGCCGTTGCGGCATTTACAGCCGGCTCGAAAATAGACCAATTTGCAACACAGCCGCTTGCATCATTGGGCGTTGCGGTTGCGACATACACCGCACAAAATTACGGCGCAAGAGAGCTTGAAAGAATTAAAAAAGGTGTGACGGGTGCGGCGATTATCGCAACGGTTTGCGGTATTGTAGGCGGATTTGTTGTTATTATGTTCGCAAAACCGCTTGTTGCATTGTTTGTCGGCAGCGGTCAGAATGAAGTTATGTCGCTTTCAAAAGAATACCTTGTTCTAAACGGCGTATTCTATGTGATACTCGGTTTACTGTTCGTTTACAGAAATGCTCTGCAAGGTATAGGCAGTAGTATGATTGCGTTTTTCGGCGGTGTTTGGGAACTGGTTATGCGTTCGCTTGTTGCATTTGTGCTTGTGTCGTATTTGAAGTTTGCGGCGGTATGTATTGCGTCACCTGTTGCGTGGTTTGGGGCGACAATTTGGCTTATGATTGCTTACTTCATTATCATAAATCGCATTATTAAAAAAGCAAATTTCGCTAAAATTAATTATTGA
- the malQ gene encoding 4-alpha-glucanotransferase, whose amino-acid sequence MGTSRCRLYCGKSACNFTTYREVEEMRKSGILMHISSLPSDYGIGTMGKEAYKFVDFLKSAKQKCWQILPIGPTSYGDSPYQSFSTNAGNPYFIDMDILREEGLLKKSDYSKLEWGKDRKNVDYETIYENRFKVLKIAFEEFKKGDLSEFYDFLQKNERWISNYALFMSIKNENDGKSWLEWEDGLRKRDSHSLWEFKSSHEDDVMFWEFVQFKFFEQWNKLKKYANDNGVSIIGDIPIYVALDSAEVWVYPDLFELDENLVPKAVAGCPPDAFSPTGQLWGNPLYNWDRHRECGFNWWIDRIKSATSLYDVVRIDHFRGFEGYYSIPYGDKTAENGQWLKGPGIELFNAVKNELGDLPIIAENLGFLTEDVHKLLRDSGFPGMKVLEFAFDPREESNYLPYTYNSNSVVYVGTHDNNTVIGWIDELDEDTLEFCKKYIDSEDDIVWKLIKTAMASVSDTAIIQMQDYLELGSEARMNIPSVLGGNWQWRMGKNDLTDKLAKKIADITCTYGRYERQ is encoded by the coding sequence ATTGGTACAAGCCGGTGCAGACTATATTGCGGAAAATCCGCATGTAATTTTACAACTTATCGGGAGGTAGAAGAAATGAGAAAAAGCGGTATTTTAATGCACATATCATCGTTGCCGTCTGATTACGGTATCGGTACAATGGGCAAAGAGGCATATAAATTTGTAGATTTTTTAAAGAGTGCAAAACAAAAGTGTTGGCAGATTCTTCCGATTGGCCCGACAAGTTACGGCGATTCGCCGTATCAGTCGTTCTCAACGAATGCAGGCAATCCGTATTTTATAGATATGGATATTTTGCGTGAAGAAGGTCTTTTGAAAAAATCGGACTATTCAAAGCTTGAGTGGGGTAAAGACAGAAAAAATGTTGACTACGAAACAATTTATGAAAATCGTTTTAAGGTTTTGAAAATTGCTTTTGAAGAATTTAAAAAAGGTGATTTGTCGGAATTTTACGACTTCTTGCAGAAAAACGAAAGATGGATTTCAAACTATGCGTTGTTTATGAGCATAAAGAATGAAAATGACGGCAAGTCTTGGCTTGAATGGGAGGACGGACTAAGAAAACGTGATTCTCATTCGTTATGGGAATTTAAGTCGTCGCACGAAGATGACGTTATGTTTTGGGAGTTTGTGCAGTTTAAATTTTTTGAACAGTGGAACAAACTTAAAAAGTATGCCAATGACAACGGTGTGTCGATAATCGGCGATATTCCGATTTACGTTGCGCTTGACAGTGCGGAAGTGTGGGTATATCCCGATTTATTTGAACTTGACGAAAATCTTGTGCCGAAAGCTGTTGCAGGTTGTCCGCCGGACGCATTTTCTCCGACAGGTCAGCTTTGGGGAAATCCGCTGTATAATTGGGACAGGCACAGAGAATGCGGCTTTAATTGGTGGATAGACAGAATAAAGAGTGCAACGTCATTGTATGATGTTGTTCGTATCGACCATTTCAGAGGATTTGAGGGGTATTATTCGATTCCTTACGGGGATAAAACCGCCGAAAACGGTCAGTGGCTGAAAGGTCCGGGAATTGAATTGTTCAATGCCGTTAAAAATGAATTGGGCGATTTGCCGATTATAGCGGAGAATCTGGGATTTTTGACTGAGGACGTGCATAAGCTGTTGAGGGATTCGGGTTTTCCGGGTATGAAAGTGCTTGAATTTGCATTTGATCCGCGTGAAGAAAGTAATTATTTGCCGTATACATATAATTCAAACAGCGTTGTCTATGTCGGCACGCACGATAATAATACAGTGATTGGTTGGATTGATGAGCTTGACGAAGATACACTTGAATTTTGTAAAAAGTACATTGATTCGGAGGATGATATTGTTTGGAAACTCATTAAAACCGCAATGGCAAGTGTGAGCGATACGGCGATAATTCAAATGCAGGATTATCTTGAACTCGGCAGTGAGGCAAGAATGAATATACCGTCTGTACTCGGCGGCAACTGGCAGTGGAGAATGGGTAAGAATGATTTGACTGACAAACTCGCAAAGAAAATTGCCGATATAACCTGTACATACGGAAGATATGAAAGACAGTGA
- a CDS encoding DMT family transporter has product MNKKLLTKTPVVCGLAIICCLLWGSAFPCIKIGYQMFNIPSGAVGSQFLFAGIRFTLAGILTILFGSILSKKILVPKKESLFSVFKLSMVQTVLQYVFFYIGLANTSGVKSSIINAANVFLSILFAVFIFKYEKMTVLKVLGCVVGFLGVVVINLANGGFDMSIKLSGEGAILLSAAAYALSSGMIKKYSKDENPVVLSGYQFFLGGIILVVVGIATGGKISGFTLASIALLIYMAMISAVAYTLWGILLKYNPVGKVAVFGFTNPIFGVILSAVFLGEKNQAFGVQGLVALVLVSVGIFMVNKSKN; this is encoded by the coding sequence ATGAATAAAAAATTATTAACAAAAACACCTGTCGTCTGCGGACTTGCGATTATATGCTGTCTGCTTTGGGGAAGTGCTTTTCCTTGTATTAAAATAGGTTATCAGATGTTTAACATTCCGTCCGGTGCGGTCGGCTCACAATTTCTTTTTGCCGGTATTCGTTTCACACTTGCCGGTATACTTACAATTCTTTTCGGAAGTATTTTAAGCAAAAAAATACTTGTACCGAAAAAAGAATCACTTTTTTCTGTTTTTAAACTTTCTATGGTGCAAACAGTTTTGCAGTATGTGTTTTTCTACATAGGCTTGGCGAATACATCAGGCGTAAAATCTTCTATTATAAATGCCGCAAACGTATTTCTTTCAATATTATTCGCAGTATTTATATTCAAGTACGAAAAAATGACGGTTTTAAAAGTTTTGGGATGTGTTGTAGGATTTTTAGGAGTTGTTGTAATTAACCTTGCGAACGGCGGTTTTGATATGAGTATAAAACTTTCCGGTGAAGGTGCTATATTGCTTTCAGCGGCAGCTTATGCACTTTCATCGGGTATGATTAAAAAATATTCTAAAGATGAAAACCCTGTGGTTCTTAGCGGTTATCAGTTCTTTTTAGGCGGTATTATTCTTGTCGTTGTCGGAATAGCAACAGGCGGTAAGATTTCCGGATTTACTCTTGCATCTATCGCACTTCTTATATATATGGCGATGATTTCAGCCGTAGCATATACTTTGTGGGGAATATTGCTTAAATATAACCCTGTCGGTAAAGTTGCCGTTTTCGGTTTTACAAATCCGATATTCGGCGTTATCCTTTCGGCTGTTTTTCTCGGTGAGAAAAATCAGGCTTTCGGTGTTCAGGGTCTTGTAGCACTTGTCCTTGTTTCAGTCGGTATTTTTATGGTTAATAAATCTAAAAATTAG
- a CDS encoding DUF5067 domain-containing protein, whose product MKKSLIVIAALILAMSVAGCGKKTENTNTTPQQTAQADASGAYENGSATETLDGQDYSKNVDMAAVEGTEAKSDTKADSYSGEVSNNDISIEEAKLINYDDSDVVVVSFEFTNKTDSDQSFSGVYDVVAEQNGSSLAPATVIGVDGVELLTLSQNIAPGETITVQKAYKLDSKSSPLEITVQPFSSDDESFVTKTFNF is encoded by the coding sequence ATGAAAAAAAGTTTAATCGTTATTGCCGCATTAATTCTTGCAATGTCAGTTGCGGGCTGTGGTAAAAAGACAGAAAATACAAATACAACACCTCAGCAGACTGCGCAGGCAGATGCGTCGGGTGCATACGAAAACGGCAGTGCAACAGAAACTCTTGACGGTCAGGACTATTCAAAGAATGTCGATATGGCGGCAGTTGAAGGTACAGAGGCAAAATCAGATACAAAAGCGGACAGCTATTCGGGTGAAGTAAGCAACAATGATATTTCTATCGAGGAAGCAAAACTTATCAATTATGATGACAGCGACGTTGTTGTTGTGTCATTTGAATTTACAAACAAAACCGATTCAGACCAATCATTCAGCGGAGTATATGACGTCGTCGCCGAACAAAACGGTTCTTCATTAGCTCCTGCAACAGTAATCGGCGTGGACGGTGTTGAACTTCTTACACTTTCACAAAATATTGCTCCGGGTGAAACAATCACTGTTCAAAAAGCGTACAAGCTTGACAGTAAGTCGTCACCGCTTGAAATAACAGTTCAGCCGTTCTCTTCAGACGACGAATCATTCGTTACAAAGACATTTAATTTCTAA
- the infC gene encoding translation initiation factor IF-3, with product MQINEQIRDNEIRVVSADGEQLGVMSAKEAQDIAYEKGMDLVKIAPQAKPPVCKIMDYGKYKFELNKREKENRKNQKVINIKEVQLSPSIDTNDFNTKCNHAIKFLKKGDKVKVIVRFRGREVSHSQIGYTLLERFAEQAKEAGTVEKPAKLEGRNMTMFLAPLS from the coding sequence TTGCAGATTAACGAACAAATTCGTGATAACGAAATTCGAGTTGTTTCAGCTGATGGCGAACAGCTTGGCGTAATGAGTGCAAAAGAGGCACAGGATATTGCGTATGAAAAGGGAATGGATTTGGTTAAGATTGCTCCGCAGGCAAAGCCACCGGTATGCAAGATTATGGACTACGGAAAGTACAAGTTTGAGCTTAATAAGCGTGAAAAAGAAAACAGAAAGAACCAAAAGGTTATTAACATCAAAGAGGTTCAGCTTTCACCGTCTATCGATACAAATGATTTCAATACGAAATGTAATCATGCAATAAAGTTCCTTAAAAAGGGCGATAAGGTAAAGGTTATAGTTCGTTTCAGAGGTCGAGAGGTAAGTCATTCACAGATTGGTTATACCTTGCTTGAAAGATTTGCAGAACAGGCTAAAGAAGCCGGAACTGTTGAAAAACCGGCTAAGCTTGAGGGCAGAAATATGACAATGTTTCTTGCTCCCTTGTCATAA